In one Vulgatibacter incomptus genomic region, the following are encoded:
- a CDS encoding flagellar biosynthetic protein FliO produces the protein MPDPIFPIAALLAGLVPDAVIGDAAETLPSSGSLQGLLLPGGALLALAGVAILLTLRKKRLPGSLRIVESISIGPKRSLVIAQVGDDQLVLGCSEAGIALLATRPAPPEPPIPTKSRRGSVDFDELLDESASDQELRHRLANGLPGRVG, from the coding sequence ATGCCGGATCCGATCTTCCCGATCGCGGCGCTGCTCGCGGGGCTCGTACCGGACGCGGTGATCGGCGACGCGGCCGAGACCCTGCCCTCCTCGGGATCGCTGCAGGGCCTCCTCCTCCCTGGCGGCGCCCTCCTCGCCCTCGCTGGAGTCGCGATCCTTCTCACTCTCCGCAAGAAGCGGCTCCCGGGCTCGCTGCGGATCGTCGAGTCGATCTCGATCGGCCCCAAACGCAGCCTGGTGATCGCGCAGGTGGGCGACGACCAGCTGGTGCTGGGCTGCAGCGAGGCCGGCATCGCTCTGCTCGCCACGAGGCCCGCGCCGCCCGAGCCACCGATCCCGACGAAGTCGCGCAGGGGAAGTGTCGACTTCGACGAGCTCCTCGACGAGAGCGCCTCCGATCAGGAGCTGCGCCATCGCCTGGCTAACGGACTGCCGGGGAGAGTCGGATGA
- the fliN gene encoding flagellar motor switch protein FliN, with product MNDSDLLEHETPSRRLELLLDVPLEITVELGRSRMTIQELLGLGPGSVVELDKVAGEPLDILVNGRLLARGEAVVVNEKFGARITDIVSPSERLARLR from the coding sequence GTGAACGATTCCGATCTCCTCGAGCACGAGACGCCCTCGCGTCGCCTCGAGCTCCTTCTCGACGTCCCCCTCGAGATCACGGTGGAGCTCGGCCGGTCGCGCATGACGATCCAGGAGCTCCTCGGCCTCGGGCCCGGCTCGGTCGTCGAGCTCGACAAGGTCGCGGGCGAGCCCCTCGACATCCTCGTGAACGGACGCCTGCTCGCCCGCGGCGAGGCGGTGGTGGTGAACGAGAAGTTCGGCGCCCGCATCACCGACATCGTCAGCCCATCCGAGCGCCTCGCGCGCCTCAGGTAG
- a CDS encoding flagellar motor switch protein FliM: MKGADLNPEELDALMGAIREGRVQESNAPADARGQAIPYDLTSRDRVLRGRMPALDSIHEQIAARLSTGLSGRTRLPLRVAPTPGTLVPLADLEMLLAPPATVCVISLGRGTEAIAILDPGLAESLVAAALGDKAPSEAATDRQELTPVGKQVLRKLLGLLTDAMGHAWAPYLPMQPEVARLEADPRLAISIAPGGDVAVLTSFAISGPIGGRIQLAIPYTAIQPAKKVLGNEVRSQATRDPRTREALALEVEATVVEVCAVLGRTSLTLARLLELGEGDVLLLGTEESSALPLFVEGREKLSGHPMVVHGGMAVKLERAFRPAPRPEAT; encoded by the coding sequence GTGAAAGGCGCCGACCTCAACCCCGAGGAGCTCGACGCGCTAATGGGCGCGATCCGCGAGGGTCGCGTCCAGGAGAGCAACGCTCCGGCCGACGCTCGCGGCCAGGCGATCCCCTACGACCTGACCAGCCGGGATCGGGTGCTGCGCGGCCGCATGCCCGCCCTCGACTCCATCCACGAGCAGATCGCCGCGCGTCTCTCCACGGGCCTGTCCGGGCGCACACGCCTGCCGCTCCGCGTTGCGCCGACGCCGGGGACCCTGGTGCCTCTCGCGGATCTGGAGATGCTCCTGGCGCCGCCCGCCACCGTCTGCGTCATCTCCCTCGGCCGCGGAACGGAGGCGATCGCCATCCTCGATCCGGGCCTCGCGGAGTCCCTGGTGGCCGCCGCCCTCGGCGACAAGGCCCCGAGCGAGGCCGCGACAGATCGACAGGAGCTGACACCAGTCGGCAAGCAGGTCCTCCGCAAGCTCCTCGGTCTGCTCACCGACGCCATGGGACACGCGTGGGCGCCCTACCTGCCGATGCAGCCGGAGGTGGCGAGGCTCGAGGCCGATCCGCGCCTCGCGATCTCCATCGCGCCAGGCGGCGACGTCGCCGTGCTCACCTCCTTCGCCATCAGCGGCCCGATCGGCGGCCGGATCCAGCTCGCGATCCCGTACACCGCGATCCAGCCCGCCAAGAAGGTCCTCGGCAACGAGGTCCGCTCGCAGGCCACCCGCGATCCCCGCACGAGGGAGGCCCTCGCCCTCGAGGTCGAGGCCACCGTGGTCGAGGTCTGCGCCGTCCTCGGCCGCACCTCGCTCACGCTCGCGCGGCTCCTCGAGCTCGGGGAAGGCGACGTGCTCCTTTTGGGCACCGAGGAGAGCTCGGCGCTCCCGCTGTTCGTAGAAGGCCGCGAGAAGCTGAGCGGTCACCCCATGGTCGTCCACGGCGGCATGGCCGTGAAGCTGGAGCGGGCGTTCCGACCCGCGCCACGCCCGGAGGCAACGTGA
- a CDS encoding flagellar basal body-associated FliL family protein produces MAAESNEPKRNEGSGKLVPALLALNSLLVAGVLAMLLLRPSGSAPEAKPEPPPEAAAEGQPAPGTPGPIVRLPDFVIHLRNPEVDRYLRLTVEIELGKETDRELVTTNMPRIRDSFIGYLSDRTLEELRGTEGMNTLRRSLLQLLGEVMPKSSVRAIFLTEFMVQ; encoded by the coding sequence ATGGCTGCCGAATCGAACGAACCGAAGCGCAACGAGGGATCGGGAAAGCTCGTCCCCGCACTCCTCGCCCTCAACAGCCTGCTGGTCGCGGGTGTCCTGGCGATGCTCCTGCTCCGCCCGAGCGGTTCCGCCCCCGAGGCGAAGCCGGAGCCGCCGCCCGAGGCCGCCGCCGAAGGGCAGCCCGCGCCCGGGACGCCCGGGCCGATCGTGAGGCTGCCGGACTTCGTGATCCACCTGCGCAATCCGGAGGTCGACCGATACCTGCGCCTCACGGTGGAGATCGAGCTGGGCAAGGAGACCGACCGCGAGCTCGTCACCACGAACATGCCGCGGATCCGGGACTCGTTCATCGGCTACCTGAGCGATCGCACCCTCGAGGAGCTTCGCGGAACGGAAGGGATGAACACCCTCCGCCGCTCGCTGCTCCAGCTCCTCGGCGAGGTGATGCCCAAGTCGTCGGTCCGCGCGATCTTCCTCACGGAGTTCATGGTCCAGTGA
- a CDS encoding OmpA/MotB family protein, producing the protein MSRRKKKHHEEEHENHERWLVSYADFITLLFAFFVVMYAVSRVDNERLIQVSSAIRFALHFEGTGGVEKLPLFQGPPTGGSDGIGQESGSPMRPVDREKERAERTRRKLETRLRALLRDQHASAVTVEAEGERLIIRMSASRFFASAEAALQPEAIPILDAIAEEIVPLCIPIRVEGHTDERPIRSARFRNNWDLSAARAASVVSFLEQAHHVAPGRLSAAGFAAGRPLPGHTAWSDEEAARRVDIVMELSAGDPSEGSPCP; encoded by the coding sequence ATGTCGCGAAGGAAGAAGAAGCACCACGAGGAGGAGCACGAGAACCACGAGCGATGGCTCGTCTCGTACGCGGACTTCATCACCCTGCTCTTCGCCTTCTTCGTGGTGATGTACGCCGTCAGCCGCGTGGACAACGAGCGGCTGATCCAGGTGTCGAGCGCGATCCGCTTCGCGTTGCACTTCGAGGGCACGGGCGGCGTCGAGAAGCTCCCGCTCTTCCAGGGGCCGCCGACCGGCGGCAGCGACGGAATCGGCCAGGAGTCGGGGAGCCCGATGCGCCCGGTCGACCGGGAGAAGGAGCGGGCCGAGCGCACGCGCCGAAAGCTGGAGACGCGGCTGCGGGCCCTGCTCCGGGACCAGCACGCCAGCGCCGTGACGGTGGAGGCCGAGGGCGAGCGGCTGATCATCCGCATGTCGGCCTCGCGGTTCTTCGCCTCGGCCGAGGCCGCCCTCCAGCCCGAGGCGATCCCGATCCTCGACGCGATCGCGGAGGAGATCGTGCCGCTCTGCATCCCGATCCGGGTCGAGGGCCACACCGACGAGCGCCCGATCCGCTCGGCCCGGTTCCGCAACAACTGGGACCTCTCCGCCGCGAGAGCGGCGTCGGTCGTGAGCTTTCTCGAGCAGGCGCACCACGTCGCGCCGGGCAGGCTCTCTGCGGCCGGCTTCGCCGCGGGTCGGCCGTTGCCCGGCCACACGGCCTGGAGCGACGAAGAGGCCGCCCGTCGCGTGGACATCGTGATGGAGCTGTCGGCGGGCGATCCCTCGGAGGGCAGCCCGTGTCCGTGA
- a CDS encoding flagellar motor protein, whose translation MDITSILGLVVAIGFILLGQILEGGHPSSIMQLTAAIIVFGGTLGAVMVAFPTRDFMRGVKMLRMAFVETRSDLAALVAQIGELAAVARREGVLALESRVASLEDPFLRKAVQYVVDGVDPSVARESLEAEIDSVYAEQVIGAKVYESAGGFAPTVGILGAVLGLIHVMENLSDPSKLGGGIAVAFVATVYGVGAANILFLPIANKLKRKVSLEKERKLLITEGILGIQEGLNPRVLEEKLRSYAGGLGAEAKQAA comes from the coding sequence ATGGACATCACCAGCATCCTCGGGCTCGTCGTCGCGATCGGCTTCATCCTGCTCGGACAGATCCTCGAGGGCGGACACCCCTCGTCGATCATGCAGCTCACCGCGGCGATCATCGTCTTCGGCGGAACGCTGGGCGCGGTGATGGTGGCCTTCCCGACCCGCGACTTCATGCGCGGCGTGAAGATGCTCCGCATGGCCTTCGTCGAGACCCGCTCCGACCTGGCGGCCCTGGTGGCCCAGATCGGGGAGCTCGCCGCGGTCGCGAGGCGAGAGGGCGTGCTCGCCCTGGAGTCGCGGGTGGCGAGCCTGGAGGATCCCTTCCTCCGCAAGGCCGTCCAATACGTGGTGGACGGAGTCGATCCCTCGGTGGCCCGCGAGTCCCTGGAGGCGGAGATCGACTCCGTCTACGCGGAGCAGGTGATCGGCGCCAAGGTCTACGAGTCCGCGGGAGGCTTCGCGCCGACCGTCGGAATCCTCGGCGCCGTGCTCGGCCTCATCCACGTGATGGAGAACCTCTCCGATCCATCGAAGCTCGGCGGCGGCATCGCGGTGGCCTTCGTGGCGACGGTCTACGGCGTGGGCGCGGCGAACATCCTCTTCCTCCCCATCGCGAACAAGCTGAAGCGGAAGGTCTCCCTCGAGAAGGAGCGGAAGCTGCTCATCACCGAGGGGATCCTCGGCATCCAGGAGGGGCTGAACCCGCGGGTGCTCGAGGAGAAGCTGCGCTCCTACGCCGGCGGCCTCGGCGCAGAAGCGAAGCAGGCGGCCTGA
- a CDS encoding flagellar FlbD family protein yields MIHVTRLDGRAIVVNAELIATVEATPDTIVTLVNGARILVQESTDEVVQGVIAYRRALYEAPVKRN; encoded by the coding sequence ATGATCCACGTCACGCGGCTGGACGGACGCGCGATCGTCGTCAACGCCGAGCTCATCGCCACCGTCGAGGCCACGCCGGATACCATCGTCACCCTGGTGAACGGCGCACGGATCCTCGTGCAGGAATCGACCGACGAGGTGGTGCAAGGCGTGATCGCCTATCGCCGAGCCCTCTACGAGGCGCCGGTCAAAAGGAATTAG
- a CDS encoding flagellar hook protein FlgE: MSLTSSLHTGASGLASSSLDLSVVGDNIANANTIGFKGSRVAFEEALAQSLMGAGGRGLGVNIQAIQRIITQGALIQTGLATDLALQGSGYFVVRGNHAGRDGSYYTRAGQFTVDSDGYLVNLDGLRVQGWQADAVGTVSGKLGDLALAGAASPPKATGSVTIKANLQADAAILPPWDPANPRDTSNFSSSVTIFDSLGAAHSVEVFYRKTADGSWEWHAMTDGGGLQGGAAGTLTEIAAGDLTFDTDGKLVSDNQTSNFLPKGATSPQALALDVTGMTQFANPSAVSFLNQDGWAAGDLAGITIDQEGRVVGAFTNGHSKVLGQLAVASFAAPDQLERLGGNLLGPAPSAGEPTIGTASSGGRAAIVAGALEQSNVDIATEFIRMIEAQRGFQANSKTVTTADQLLSDLIQLKR; this comes from the coding sequence TTGAGCCTCACCTCCTCTCTCCATACGGGCGCCAGCGGGCTTGCTTCCAGCAGCCTCGATCTCTCCGTAGTGGGCGACAACATCGCCAACGCGAACACCATCGGCTTCAAGGGGAGCCGGGTCGCCTTCGAAGAGGCGCTCGCCCAGAGCCTGATGGGCGCCGGCGGCCGCGGCCTCGGCGTCAACATCCAGGCGATCCAGCGGATCATCACCCAGGGCGCGCTGATCCAAACCGGCCTCGCCACCGATTTGGCGCTCCAGGGGAGCGGCTACTTCGTGGTGCGCGGCAACCACGCGGGCCGCGACGGCTCCTACTACACGCGGGCCGGCCAGTTCACCGTCGACTCCGACGGCTACCTCGTGAACCTCGACGGTCTCCGGGTGCAGGGCTGGCAGGCGGACGCCGTCGGGACCGTCTCGGGCAAGCTCGGAGACCTCGCCCTCGCCGGCGCGGCGTCGCCGCCGAAGGCCACCGGCTCGGTCACGATCAAGGCGAACCTCCAGGCGGACGCGGCGATCCTCCCGCCCTGGGATCCGGCGAACCCGCGGGACACGTCGAACTTCTCGAGCAGCGTCACGATCTTCGACTCCCTCGGCGCGGCGCACTCGGTGGAGGTCTTCTACCGGAAGACGGCCGACGGGAGCTGGGAGTGGCACGCCATGACGGACGGAGGCGGCCTGCAGGGCGGCGCCGCCGGCACGCTCACCGAGATCGCCGCCGGCGATCTGACCTTCGACACCGACGGCAAGCTCGTCTCCGACAACCAGACGAGCAACTTCCTGCCCAAAGGCGCGACCTCGCCCCAGGCCCTCGCCCTCGACGTCACCGGCATGACGCAGTTCGCGAACCCGTCGGCGGTCTCCTTCCTCAACCAGGACGGCTGGGCCGCAGGCGATCTCGCCGGCATCACGATCGACCAAGAGGGCCGGGTGGTCGGCGCCTTCACCAACGGTCACAGCAAAGTGCTCGGCCAGCTCGCGGTGGCGAGCTTCGCGGCCCCCGACCAGCTCGAGCGGCTGGGCGGCAACCTCCTCGGCCCGGCGCCCAGCGCAGGCGAGCCGACCATCGGCACCGCCTCCTCCGGCGGGAGGGCGGCGATCGTCGCGGGCGCGCTGGAGCAGTCCAACGTCGACATCGCCACGGAGTTCATCCGGATGATCGAGGCGCAGCGCGGCTTCCAGGCGAACTCGAAGACCGTCACCACCGCCGATCAGCTCCTCTCCGATCTGATCCAGCTCAAGCGCTGA
- a CDS encoding flagellar hook assembly protein FlgD, which translates to MYASGIPISQPAAASADRADSSLGKDDFVKLLMAQLGNQDPTSPMDSQAFVAQLAQFANLEQLQGIGSRLDSLLIAQTSSNQTATASLVGRELVYRTDSVHLDGVSGANVMAELSAPASTVTVTVTDSTGKTVRTIRLGAAEKGSFTYGWDGLDDSGVPLPAGDYKVRIAAADEKGKSVSVEQRGRAIASGVSFANGYPELIVAGRRIKLSDVVEIHS; encoded by the coding sequence ATGTACGCCTCTGGCATCCCGATCTCGCAGCCGGCCGCCGCCTCGGCCGACCGCGCCGACAGCTCCCTCGGCAAGGACGATTTCGTCAAGCTGCTCATGGCCCAGCTCGGGAACCAGGACCCGACGAGCCCCATGGACAGCCAGGCCTTCGTGGCGCAGCTCGCGCAGTTCGCGAACCTCGAGCAGCTCCAGGGGATCGGCAGCAGGCTGGACTCCCTGCTGATCGCGCAGACCTCGAGCAACCAGACCGCGACCGCGTCGCTCGTGGGCCGCGAGCTCGTCTACCGCACGGACTCGGTCCACCTGGACGGCGTCTCGGGCGCCAACGTGATGGCGGAGCTCTCCGCGCCGGCCTCCACCGTGACGGTGACCGTGACCGACTCCACGGGAAAGACCGTGCGCACCATCCGGCTCGGCGCCGCGGAGAAGGGCTCGTTCACCTACGGCTGGGACGGCCTCGACGACAGCGGCGTGCCGCTGCCCGCCGGCGACTACAAGGTCCGGATCGCCGCCGCAGACGAGAAGGGAAAGAGCGTCTCTGTCGAGCAGCGCGGGCGCGCGATCGCGTCCGGCGTGTCCTTTGCAAACGGTTACCCCGAGCTGATCGTCGCCGGCAGGCGGATCAAGCTGTCGGACGTGGTCGAGATTCACTCGTGA
- a CDS encoding flagellar hook-length control protein FliK: MKNLPIPGAIAPASPPSRRAGGTRNGHRAEDEPAFGTALALALGGGVQPAAGVVEKSGGSAVFSHEAVRRETGVAEKAGGSAGAHVVVRREAGVGAPRAASEERNVASNHREGTAGLIPGRPTRGQETHASGEGIRAEHANHLAKGESAPAMRALPRAERAGASSSVRLTESEAKSEPRGLEVAKASHANPEGGTLPGADRAADELTGTRPGTHSGAHTGTRPPMHSGALAGSHSDGQAEARVEPKVEAHIGESASHLALEPPGFMTKPDADVSENVGESLGSKVDLATGNRTDVTEVATPQARSGFDAIRPEATLRPTLDSSADHDPQHRSEQALERVSGAPRVDVQSTARSAQEVAARLEAEPASSWSPAEPAELHSGRGPRALEQVRDEAKHATRPSHDLPVTPHLREPAAATAVPEPKAAERAATTPSIDDPSLLLPTEGLGLSLDPGGARIFVRDSRGGDLAVDLRIQDGTLEVRANGAVAPAMAANEAELRVALAGAGLRLGLLAVNAAAEGRVHAAPVPERRRTRADEKDPRDVKRIGERREPSSLPDLPTSVHVKA; encoded by the coding sequence ATGAAGAACCTCCCGATCCCGGGTGCGATCGCCCCCGCTTCTCCTCCGTCGCGGCGAGCCGGCGGCACCCGGAACGGACATCGAGCCGAGGACGAGCCCGCCTTCGGCACCGCCCTCGCCCTCGCGCTGGGCGGGGGCGTCCAGCCGGCGGCCGGCGTCGTCGAGAAGTCAGGCGGATCGGCGGTTTTTTCGCACGAGGCCGTTCGGCGAGAGACCGGCGTCGCGGAGAAGGCAGGCGGATCGGCCGGGGCGCACGTGGTCGTTCGGCGAGAGGCCGGAGTCGGCGCACCTCGCGCCGCCAGCGAGGAGCGGAACGTCGCCTCGAACCACCGCGAAGGGACCGCGGGCCTGATTCCCGGGAGACCGACCCGCGGGCAGGAGACCCACGCGAGCGGCGAAGGGATCCGAGCCGAGCACGCCAATCACCTGGCGAAGGGCGAGAGCGCTCCCGCGATGCGGGCGCTTCCCCGAGCGGAACGCGCGGGCGCTTCGAGCTCGGTCCGGCTTACGGAGAGCGAGGCGAAGTCCGAGCCCAGGGGCCTGGAGGTTGCGAAGGCCTCGCACGCGAACCCGGAGGGCGGCACCCTCCCGGGCGCCGATCGGGCCGCCGACGAGCTCACGGGCACGCGCCCTGGCACGCACTCCGGGGCGCACACGGGCACACGCCCGCCCATGCACTCCGGCGCACTCGCGGGTTCGCATTCTGACGGGCAGGCCGAAGCGCGCGTCGAGCCGAAGGTCGAAGCGCACATCGGCGAATCCGCTTCGCACCTTGCTCTGGAGCCCCCGGGGTTCATGACGAAGCCTGACGCGGACGTGAGCGAGAACGTCGGTGAGAGCCTCGGCTCGAAGGTCGATCTCGCGACCGGGAACCGCACGGACGTGACGGAGGTCGCCACGCCCCAGGCCCGATCGGGTTTCGACGCGATCCGCCCCGAGGCGACACTGCGGCCCACACTCGACTCCTCGGCCGATCACGATCCGCAGCACCGCTCCGAGCAGGCGCTCGAGCGCGTCTCAGGCGCGCCACGCGTTGACGTGCAGTCGACTGCCCGGTCGGCGCAGGAAGTCGCCGCCCGGCTCGAGGCCGAGCCCGCCTCCTCGTGGAGCCCTGCGGAGCCAGCCGAGCTCCACAGCGGAAGAGGCCCGCGAGCGCTCGAGCAGGTGCGCGACGAGGCGAAACACGCCACCCGCCCGTCGCACGACCTACCCGTGACGCCCCACCTGCGCGAGCCGGCCGCCGCGACGGCCGTCCCCGAGCCCAAGGCCGCAGAGCGCGCAGCCACCACGCCATCCATCGACGATCCGAGCCTCCTCCTCCCGACCGAAGGGCTGGGGCTCTCCCTCGATCCGGGCGGCGCCAGGATCTTCGTTCGCGATTCCCGCGGCGGCGACCTCGCCGTGGACCTCCGCATCCAGGACGGCACGCTCGAGGTACGCGCCAACGGCGCCGTCGCGCCGGCGATGGCCGCGAACGAGGCGGAGCTCCGCGTCGCCCTCGCAGGCGCCGGCCTGCGCCTCGGCCTCCTGGCCGTCAACGCCGCCGCCGAGGGCCGCGTCCACGCCGCGCCCGTCCCGGAGCGCCGCCGCACGCGCGCCGACGAGAAGGATCCCCGCGACGTGAAGCGCATAGGCGAGCGGCGAGAGCCCTCGAGCCTTCCGGACCTTCCGACTTCCGTCCACGTGAAAGCCTAG
- a CDS encoding FliI/YscN family ATPase produces MSLFDPARLREALAETEPLVVQGRIVRAAGLVLEAALPGATMGAQCDILAAGGKVVPAEVVGFDGSTALLMPFAEAAGIGEGSAVIPRRDSSDLPVGPALLGRVVDPSMRPLDGGPAPLLTSRVPLQAAPPPAMSRRRISAPLPLGIRALDTFLTLGEGQRLGILAGAGVGKSVLLGMLSRSAEVDVVVVGLVGERGREVREFVERDLGPEGRARSVVVVATSDEPPLIRIRAAMAATAVAEHFRARGKRVLLLMDSLTRVAMAQREVGLAAGEPPTSKGYPPSVFAMMPRLLERAGNDAGEGSITAIYTVLAEGDDLTDPVVDTAKSILDGHVVLSRKLAGAGHFPAIDLLASVSRVMTEVASPRHLELATAARQLLSAHREAADLIEVGVYAQGTNPKVDRAIRVMPALEGFLRQAPDERTGLGESLTKLAGLLSTPGEPRHA; encoded by the coding sequence ATGAGCCTCTTCGACCCGGCGCGCCTGCGCGAGGCCCTTGCCGAGACCGAGCCGCTCGTGGTGCAGGGGCGGATCGTGCGCGCGGCGGGGCTGGTCCTCGAGGCGGCGCTGCCGGGCGCGACGATGGGCGCCCAATGCGACATCCTCGCCGCCGGAGGCAAGGTCGTGCCTGCGGAGGTGGTGGGCTTCGACGGGAGCACGGCGCTCCTGATGCCCTTCGCCGAGGCCGCCGGCATCGGCGAGGGATCCGCGGTGATCCCGCGCCGCGACTCGTCCGATCTGCCGGTGGGTCCGGCGCTCCTGGGGCGGGTGGTGGATCCGTCGATGCGGCCCCTGGACGGAGGCCCGGCGCCCCTGCTCACGAGCCGCGTGCCACTCCAGGCCGCGCCGCCTCCCGCGATGTCGCGTCGGAGGATCTCGGCTCCGCTCCCCCTCGGGATCCGCGCCCTCGACACCTTCCTCACCCTGGGCGAGGGCCAGCGCCTGGGAATTCTCGCCGGCGCCGGCGTGGGCAAGAGCGTGCTCCTCGGCATGCTCTCGCGGAGCGCGGAGGTCGACGTCGTGGTCGTCGGCCTGGTGGGCGAGCGCGGCCGCGAGGTCCGGGAGTTCGTCGAGCGCGACCTGGGCCCCGAGGGCCGGGCGCGGTCGGTGGTGGTGGTGGCCACGAGCGACGAGCCGCCGCTGATCCGGATCCGCGCGGCGATGGCCGCCACCGCGGTGGCGGAGCACTTCCGCGCCCGGGGCAAGCGGGTGCTGCTGCTGATGGATTCGCTCACCCGCGTGGCGATGGCGCAGCGGGAGGTCGGCCTCGCCGCCGGCGAGCCGCCGACGTCCAAGGGCTACCCGCCGTCGGTCTTCGCGATGATGCCGAGGCTCCTCGAGCGCGCCGGCAACGACGCGGGCGAGGGCAGCATCACGGCGATCTACACCGTCCTCGCGGAGGGCGACGATCTCACCGATCCCGTGGTGGACACCGCGAAATCGATCCTGGACGGGCACGTGGTGCTCTCGCGGAAGCTCGCGGGCGCGGGCCACTTCCCCGCGATCGACCTGCTCGCCAGCGTGAGCCGCGTGATGACGGAGGTCGCGAGCCCTCGCCACCTCGAGCTCGCCACCGCGGCGCGGCAGCTCCTCTCCGCCCACCGCGAGGCAGCGGATCTGATCGAGGTCGGCGTCTACGCACAGGGGACGAATCCGAAGGTGGATCGGGCGATCCGGGTGATGCCGGCGCTGGAGGGATTCCTCCGCCAGGCGCCCGACGAGCGCACCGGCCTCGGCGAGAGCCTGACGAAGCTCGCCGGCCTCCTCTCGACCCCAGGAGAGCCTCGACATGCGTAG
- a CDS encoding FliH/SctL family protein codes for MPFPRSSHVQQPPDPAAIRRPRFLASVPESPGPWVRAFSRHDESATVAEEAPSPMDLPALEELDVPDAAHVAEKNVPLPSIARTPGPPRPAAPPAPSYEPPIDAGLISRVVASVERLRSESERLAEQARADALEIGFQVARRILETELSASAEPLFALVRSAVRRAGESRTLTLRLHPADKELIEQSGGAERIDVLLAAKLKLAADPSLSRGDCMVDADFASVDGRLDTRFAQLERSVGRALAEGRTR; via the coding sequence GTGCCGTTTCCCCGATCGAGCCACGTGCAGCAGCCGCCGGATCCCGCCGCGATCCGACGTCCACGCTTCCTCGCGTCCGTCCCCGAGAGCCCGGGGCCCTGGGTGCGGGCGTTCTCCCGCCACGACGAGAGCGCGACGGTCGCGGAGGAAGCGCCCTCGCCGATGGACCTGCCGGCACTGGAGGAACTCGACGTCCCGGATGCGGCACACGTCGCAGAGAAGAACGTGCCGCTGCCCTCGATCGCGCGCACGCCGGGCCCTCCGCGGCCGGCCGCTCCCCCCGCGCCGAGCTACGAGCCGCCCATCGACGCCGGCCTGATCTCGCGGGTCGTGGCGTCGGTGGAGCGCCTGCGTTCGGAGTCGGAGCGCCTCGCGGAGCAGGCCCGCGCCGACGCCCTCGAGATCGGCTTCCAGGTCGCGAGGCGCATCCTCGAGACGGAGCTCTCCGCCAGCGCGGAGCCCCTCTTCGCCCTCGTGCGATCCGCGGTGCGGCGCGCCGGCGAGTCGCGCACCCTCACCCTGCGCCTCCACCCGGCCGACAAGGAGCTGATCGAGCAGAGCGGCGGCGCCGAGCGGATCGACGTCCTCCTCGCGGCGAAGCTGAAGCTGGCGGCGGACCCCTCCCTCTCCCGCGGCGACTGCATGGTCGACGCCGACTTCGCCAGCGTGGACGGCAGGCTCGACACGCGCTTCGCGCAGCTCGAGCGCTCCGTCGGCAGGGCGCTCGCCGAGGGCAGGACTCGATGA